The window TTTGCAACAATCTTTGAGAGATCTGAATACAGCTTATCAGAATTTCTTCAAGTCGAGCAAAGGTGAGCGGAAAGGAAAACCAGTGCGACCGCCTAGATTCAAGAGAAAAAGGGCTAGACAATCAGCAAGATTCGCTCGACATGGTTTCTCAATCAAAAGGGATAAAGTCTATTTGGCAAAAATCGGACTCCTTAAAGTGGTCTGGTCGCGCCCATTGCCAGCCCAGCCTTCATCAGTCACAGTGATTAAGGATGCGGCGGGTCGCTATTTCCTCAGTTTTGTAGTAGAAATCTTACCAGAGAGCCTGACTGCTAATCAACATTCAGTGGGTATTGATTTAGGGATTTCCACTTTTGCTACGTTATCGACGGGTGAAAAAATTGATGCCCCTAAGCCGCTAAAGAAACGGCTGAAAAGATTGCGGAGAGTGAATAAAAACTTATCTAGAAAACAGAAGGGATGTAAGCGGTATGAAAAAGCTAAAAAGCGCCGAGGCAAGCTGTATGCCAAGATAAAAAACATTCGCCGTGATTTCTTGCACAAACTATCAACAAGGATGATACGTGAAAACCAAACGATTGTCCTGGAAGATCTCAATGTGTCGGGGATGGTGAAAAATCGTCGCCTCTCTAGAGCAATTAGCGATTTAGGTTGGCGGCAATTTCGGACTTTATTGGAAGCAAAAGCCAATAAAGTCCGAAATTTTCGGGTCATCAATCGCTGGGAACCTACGTCTCAAGTCTGTTCAAGCTGTGGGTTTAAGGGAGGTAAACTCGATCTGTCAATCCGAAAGTGGACTTGCTTAAACTGTGGTGCAACCCACGATCGCGATGTTAATGCCGCCATCAATATTTTAGTCGCCGGAGGGCATTCGGAGACAATAAACGGACGTAGAGGAGAGTGTAAGACTTCCGTCAAGGGAGCAGCAACCGTTGAAGCGTCAACTCATCTGGAATTTAAGCAGTTATCGTTATTTGATACTGCTTGAATAGACAGGGAATCCCCGTCCAGAGCGAAGCGGCGGGCGGGGAGGATGTCAATGGGCAATGAAAAACCGCCTCCCCCTAAGGGCAGGCGGCTAGTTCTAGGATGAAGTTATCATACAGCAGGTTGGATGGGTATGTGGTAGATGGCGATCCCCCCCAACCCCTATTCTCGCCTCTGAAATGAATGAACACGGGGATGCACAAAGGGGGTATCCTGACCGCGCCAAGTGCTGTAACCCTAATCTGTAATATCTAACTGGGCAATGGATTCAACCGCAGGGGTGGAAGCTTGCAACAGGGGAGTATTGATCACCGCATCATTCGCTAGAGTAAATAATGGATTGGAGAAAATACCACCTAGGGAAGTGACTAATAGGGAAACAATTAAACCGACTTGCAATGGACGTAATCCGGGAATATTCCATTGAATTTCGGGATAATTTTCTACAGATTCCGACATTTCATGGGGTTCTTTAACCACCATCATTTTGACAACGCGGATATAGTAGTAAATGGAAACAACACTGGTGATTAATCCGAGTAAGACAAGGGTATACAAACCGGCTTGCCAACCTGCCCAGAAGAGGTAAATTTTGCCAAAGAAACCAACTAGAGGTGGAATACCACCGAGGGATAATAGGCACAGGCTTAATCCGAGGGTGAGTAAGGGATCTTTTTGGTATAAACCGGCATATTCACTAATTTGATCGGTTCCGGTGCGCAGAGAGAAGAGAATCACGCAGGTAAAGCCGCCCAGGTTCATGAAGAGGTAAACCAGGAGATAGAAAATCATGCTGGCATATCCGGCTTCAGTTCCGGCAAGGAAACCAATCATCACAAAGCCCGCTTGAGCGATCGAGGAGTAGGCTAACAGCCGTTTCATGCTGGTTTGGGCAAGGGCGACAACGTTTCCTAAGACGAGGCTGAAGATGGCAAGGGCGGTAAAGACAAAGTGCCATTGCTCGGAGACGGAGGGGAAAGCGGTGACGAGCAGGCGAATGGCGAGGGCAAAACCTGCGGCTTTGGAGCCAACGGAGAGAAAGGCAACGACGGGAGTGGGAGAGCCTTCATAAACATCGGGTGTCCATTGGTGGAAGGGGACAGCAGAGATTTTGAAGGCGATACCGGCGATAATGAAGACAAGTGCAATGACTAGACCGATCGCCGGACTGTTGGGATTTTGCGTAAAGCTTTTGGCAATTTCCCCCAGTTGGGTTTCTCCACCGGATAAGCCATAGAGTAAGGAACTGCCATAAAGAAATACCGCCGAACTTGAGGCTCCAATTAACAGATATTTTAAGGCCGCTTCATTGGAGCGGGGGTCACGTTTCATATATCCCGTCAGTAAATAGGAAGCAATACTGAGGGTTTCTAGGGAGACGAAGATCATGACTAATTCATCTGCTCCAGAGAGGAACATCCCCCCGATGGTAGCGGTGAGCAGAATCATCAAGAATTCGCCTAAAGCGGTTCCCGTTTCTTGGACGTAGGTGATGGACATGAGGATGGTGAGCGCCGCAGAGAGGGAGATCGTGCCTCGAAAGACCATACTTAAGGCATCACTGTTAAATCCGCCGAAGAAGGCGACTGGGTTGGTTATGTCCCATTGGAGGAAGAGAGCGCCAACGGAAGCTAATAATCCGGCGATCGCGATATAGGGAGTCCAGTTTGAGGCGTTGCGTCCGCCGATTAGGTCTGTAATCAGCACGACCAGTAAGGTTAGAATAACAATTCCCTCTGGTAATATGGCTCCAGCATTAAGCTGGGCAGCAAGGTTGGTAAAATCCATAGGTTGTTTTGAGTTGAGCTATGCATCTGGCGACGTAACATTTCCGCATTATACAGCGCTTCGTGCTAGGGAAAAGGCAAAGGGAAAGCCTTAGAAATCAATTGTTCTGGATATATCAGTGTGGGTTTGGCTGCCTATTGCTGGCAATAGGGACGGGAAAATTGCCCGTCGTTTTGCCATTGCTCCAGATTGGGCAATCGAAATTTTCGGTCTAGAACTCGGACAAACGGCGATCGCTCTACATCGGTGAAAACGCTTGAAGCCTTGAAGAAAAAAAAGTCCTAAGGATCGTTACCCCCAGGACTCTCAAACCTTTATTCTGAGATCTAGTATAACAGGTCTGTCAATCAATTGGACTTTGACTTGACCCATGTTACTCCTTACTCTTTAATCGATTTCCTCTCGCCAATAAGCCAAGACTTCAGTGGGATTAAATCCACGATATTGTAAATAGCGGTAGACCTTGGTTTGGGTTTGAGGATCGAGGTTAGCCCAATCGGTAATTTTATATTTGCGTTCTACCTTAGCTTGTAAATCTTGGGTTTCGGCTAAGTTGTCTGGGGGTTCAGGTTGTTCCTGCCAAGCTTGTTCAAAGGTTTCTGAGGAAATCCCTTTGCTTAAGCATTTGCGACGAAGGGCAGCTTTACCATATTTTCCTTTGCCGCTTTCAATCAGCGTACTGGCTAATCGACGATCGGATTGATACCCTAAACTCTGTAAGTGGGCGATTGTCTCCGCAATTTCCTCAAGAGAAAAGCCCTTTTCTTGAGCCTTCTTTTCCAGTTCTTTAACGCTATAATCGCGGCGCGAAAGGAGAAGATTGAAATAAGTCTGACAAGTCATAGTGGCACAAAAGTAGAGAAAGAAAGAGTTAAACATTAATCGATCCAGGGTATAAGGCTCAGTTCTTGACGAATCCGACCGATTATTGC is drawn from Roseofilum reptotaenium CS-1145 and contains these coding sequences:
- a CDS encoding RNA-guided endonuclease InsQ/TnpB family protein yields the protein MKARYRYRIYPTSGQQISWSRLLGCVRVVWNDALGFCVDQYRSGNQKPSNSQLQKKFITQAKKESNRQWLSQVSNIPLQQSLRDLNTAYQNFFKSSKGERKGKPVRPPRFKRKRARQSARFARHGFSIKRDKVYLAKIGLLKVVWSRPLPAQPSSVTVIKDAAGRYFLSFVVEILPESLTANQHSVGIDLGISTFATLSTGEKIDAPKPLKKRLKRLRRVNKNLSRKQKGCKRYEKAKKRRGKLYAKIKNIRRDFLHKLSTRMIRENQTIVLEDLNVSGMVKNRRLSRAISDLGWRQFRTLLEAKANKVRNFRVINRWEPTSQVCSSCGFKGGKLDLSIRKWTCLNCGATHDRDVNAAINILVAGGHSETINGRRGECKTSVKGAATVEASTHLEFKQLSLFDTA
- a CDS encoding NAD(P)H-quinone oxidoreductase subunit N encodes the protein MDFTNLAAQLNAGAILPEGIVILTLLVVLITDLIGGRNASNWTPYIAIAGLLASVGALFLQWDITNPVAFFGGFNSDALSMVFRGTISLSAALTILMSITYVQETGTALGEFLMILLTATIGGMFLSGADELVMIFVSLETLSIASYLLTGYMKRDPRSNEAALKYLLIGASSSAVFLYGSSLLYGLSGGETQLGEIAKSFTQNPNSPAIGLVIALVFIIAGIAFKISAVPFHQWTPDVYEGSPTPVVAFLSVGSKAAGFALAIRLLVTAFPSVSEQWHFVFTALAIFSLVLGNVVALAQTSMKRLLAYSSIAQAGFVMIGFLAGTEAGYASMIFYLLVYLFMNLGGFTCVILFSLRTGTDQISEYAGLYQKDPLLTLGLSLCLLSLGGIPPLVGFFGKIYLFWAGWQAGLYTLVLLGLITSVVSIYYYIRVVKMMVVKEPHEMSESVENYPEIQWNIPGLRPLQVGLIVSLLVTSLGGIFSNPLFTLANDAVINTPLLQASTPAVESIAQLDITD
- a CDS encoding regulatory protein RecX; protein product: MFNSFFLYFCATMTCQTYFNLLLSRRDYSVKELEKKAQEKGFSLEEIAETIAHLQSLGYQSDRRLASTLIESGKGKYGKAALRRKCLSKGISSETFEQAWQEQPEPPDNLAETQDLQAKVERKYKITDWANLDPQTQTKVYRYLQYRGFNPTEVLAYWREEID